The following are encoded in a window of Scophthalmus maximus strain ysfricsl-2021 chromosome 6, ASM2237912v1, whole genome shotgun sequence genomic DNA:
- the sfmbt1 gene encoding scm-like with four MBT domains protein 1 isoform X3 produces the protein MSQESLESDGDSAQDACDFNWDDYLEETGTVSVPHHAFKHVDQGLQTGLAPGMKLEVCVRSEADSPFWVANIITTCGQLLLLRYEGYQDDRRADFWCDIMTADLHPLGWSRQHGKIMRAPEGVREKQQDWEALLEKALAEECSVPANLLELPQRGRDPVELLCAGCYVELQDIADTGLAWAAEVEENVGGRLKLRLVGTEGLPDTPATVWLFYLHPRLHPPGWAKEHGCTLRPPSDLSALRTEEEWEEVRQRITDLPQDEALTAEFTKDQPAVNAHCFKEGMKLEAVDPTAPISIRPATVTKVFSEQHFLVTMDDLCGVEESEGAGRSFLCHRDSPGIFPAQWSLKNGLPLSPPPGYQGPDFDWADYLKKSEAEAAPQHCFPDEQCDHSFKEVMKLEAVNPLSPENIHVATVTRVKGQYIWLSLEGLKQPMPEMIVHVDSLDIFPVSWCETNGYPLVYPIKPSVEKERKIAVVQPEKQTPPKSLSPDTIKQQMGNQSETGGPGNGKYCCPKIYFNHRCFSGPYLNKGRIAELPQFIGPGNCVLVLKEVLSLLINSAYKPSRVLRELQLDQESRWQGHGETLKAKYKGKSYRATVEIVRTADRVADFCRKTCIKLECCPNLFGPRMVLEGCSENCSVLTKTKYTYYYGKKKSKRVGRPPGGHTNLEGGVKRRGRRRKRRKQLFVHKKRRSSASVDNTPAGSPQGSGEEEDLDEDDSLSEDTGSELQDDLQEDSEQSAGKSQPTTPSSSPPATPRPTRRRRKPRSPSFSDDENRPPSPKTSKTEPPQKLCLDTSPLEWSVTDVVRFIRSTDCAPLARIFLDQEIDGQALLLLNLPTVQECMDLKLGPAIKLCHHIERVKLAFYQQFAT, from the exons ATGAGTCAGGAGTCGCTGGAGTCTG aTGGAGACTCTGCTCAGGATGCATGTGACTTTAACTGGGATGACTACCTGGAGGAGACTGGAACCGTGTCCGTGCCCCATCACGCCTTCAAACAT GTGGACCAGGGTCTGCAGACAGGACTGGCTCCGGGCATGAAGCTGGAGGTGTGCGTGCGCTCGGAGGCCGACAGCCCCTTCTGGGTGGCCAACATCATCACCACATGtggccagctgctgctgctgcgctaTGAGGGATACCAGGATGACCGGCGCGCCGATTTCTGGTGTGACATCATGACGGCGGACCTCCACCCACTGGGCTGGAGCCGGCAGCATGGCAAGATCATGAGGGCCCCCGAGG GTGTGCGTGAGAAGCAGCAGGACTGGGAGGCTCTGCTGGAAAAGGCCCTGGCTGAGGAGTGCAGCGTGCCTGCCAACCTACTGGAATTG CCCCAGCGTGGCAGAGACCCAGTGGAGCTCCTGTGTGCGGGCTGCTATGTGGAGCTCCAGGACATTGCTGACACGGGTCTGGCCTGGGCCGCCGAGGTGGAGGAGAATGTTGGGGGGCGACTGAAGCTGCGCCTGGTCGGCACCGAGGGCCTGCCAGACACTCCCGCAACCGTCTGGCTCTTTTACCTCCACCCACGCCTCCACCCACCCGGCTGGGCCAAAGAGCACGGCTGCACCCTCAGGCCTCCCTCAG ATCTGTCTGCACTGcggacagaggaggagtgggaggaggtgaGGCAGAGGATCACTGACCTGCCTCAGGATGAAGCTCTGACTGCAGAGTTCACTAAG GATCAGCCTGCCGTCAATGCTCATTGTTTCAAGGAAGGGATGAAACTGGAGGCTGTTGACCCCACTGCTCCTATTTCCATCAGGCCTGCCACTGTCACCAAG gtGTTCAGTGAGCAGCACTTCCTGGTAACAATGGACGACCTTTGTGGCGTCGAAGAGTCAGAGGGTGCGGGCCGGTCCTTCCTGTGTCACAGAGACAGTCCAGGCATCTTCCCTGCTCAGTGGAGCCTCAAAAATGGCCTCCCTCTCAGCCCCCCACCAG GATACCAGGGTCCAGACTTTGACTGGGCAGATTACCTGAAAAAGAGTGAGGCTGAGGCCGCTCCTCAGCACTGCTTCCCAGAT GAGCAGTGTGACCACAGCTTCAAAGAGGTCATGAAACTGGAGGCTGTCAACCCGCTGTCGCCTGAGAACATACATGTGGCAACAGTCACCAGGGTCAAAGGGCAATACATTTGGCTCAGCTTGGAAG GACTGAAGCAGCCCATGCCAGAGATGATTGTTCACGTGGACTCTCTCGACATCTTCCCTGTCAGCTGGTGCGAGACAAACGGCTATCCACTCGTCTATCCCATCAAACCCTCAG ttgagaaagagaggaagattGCTGTGGTGCAGCCAGAGAAACA AACTCCACCAAAGTCCTTGTCGCCCGACACTATCAAGCAGCAGATGGGCAACCAGTCAGAGACGGGTGG ACCGGGGAATGGGAAATACTGCTGTCCCAAGATCTACTTCAACCACCGCTGTTTCTCTGGGCCCTACCTCAACAAGGGACGCATTGCCGAGCTGCCTCAGTTTATCGGCCCTGGGAACTGTGTCCTCGTCCTCAAAGAG GTATTGTCTCTGCTGATAAACTCGGCATACAAGCCCAGCCGCGTGCTGCGAGAGCTGCAGCTGGACCAGGAGAGCCGCTGGCAAGGACACGGAGAGACACTCAAAGCCAA GTACAAGGGAAAGAGTTACCGAGCCACTGTGGAAATAGTCCGCACTGCAGACCGCGTGGCAGACTTCTGCAGGAAAACCTGCATCAAGCTTGAGTGCTGCCCGAACCTGTTTGGACCTCGCATGGTTCTGGAGGGCTGCTCTGAGAACTGCTCTGTCCTCACCAAGACAAAATACA CGTATTACTATGGTAAGAAGAAGAGTAAACGCGTCGGCCGCCCACCCGGGGGCCACACCAACCTAGAGGGTGGGgtaaagagaagagggaggaggaggaagaggaggaagcagcttTTTGTCCATAAGAAGAGACGCTCTTCAGCCTCTGTGGACAACACACCTGCTGGTTCTCCACAG GgcagtggagaggaagaagatttAGATGAAGACGATTCTCTGAGTGAAGACACTGGCTCAGAGTTACAGGACGATCTCCAGGAGGATTCTGAACAGTCAGCCGGGAAGTCTCAGCCCACcacgccctcctcctccccacctgcGACACCCAGGCCCACGCGGCGACGCCGGAAACCTCGCTCACCCTCTTTCTCTGATGATGAAAACCGTCCTCCCTCGCCAAAG ACCTCAAAGACTGAGCCTCCTCAGAAGCTGTGTTTGGACACCAGCCCCCTGGAGTGGAGCGTCACTGATGTGGTTCGCTTTATCAGGAGCACTGACTGTGCACCTCTGGCAAGGATTTTCTTGGATCAG gaGATTGACGGACAAGCGCTGCTCCTGCTGAACCTCCCGACAGTGCAAGAGTGCATGGACCTGAAGCTGGGACCGGCCATCAAGCTGTGCCACCACATTGAGAGGGTCAAGCTGGCTTTTTATCAGCAGTTTGCTACATAG
- the sfmbt1 gene encoding scm-like with four MBT domains protein 1 isoform X1, whose translation MSQESLESDGDSAQDACDFNWDDYLEETGTVSVPHHAFKHVDQGLQTGLAPGMKLEVCVRSEADSPFWVANIITTCGQLLLLRYEGYQDDRRADFWCDIMTADLHPLGWSRQHGKIMRAPEGVREKQQDWEALLEKALAEECSVPANLLELPQRGRDPVELLCAGCYVELQDIADTGLAWAAEVEENVGGRLKLRLVGTEGLPDTPATVWLFYLHPRLHPPGWAKEHGCTLRPPSDLSALRTEEEWEEVRQRITDLPQDEALTAEFTKDQPAVNAHCFKEGMKLEAVDPTAPISIRPATVTKVFSEQHFLVTMDDLCGVEESEGAGRSFLCHRDSPGIFPAQWSLKNGLPLSPPPGYQGPDFDWADYLKKSEAEAAPQHCFPDEQCDHSFKEVMKLEAVNPLSPENIHVATVTRVKGQYIWLSLEGLKQPMPEMIVHVDSLDIFPVSWCETNGYPLVYPIKPSVEKERKIAVVQPEKHRTPPKSLSPDTIKQQMGNQSETGGPGNGKYCCPKIYFNHRCFSGPYLNKGRIAELPQFIGPGNCVLVLKEVLSLLINSAYKPSRVLRELQLDQESRWQGHGETLKAKYKGKSYRATVEIVRTADRVADFCRKTCIKLECCPNLFGPRMVLEGCSENCSVLTKTKYTYYYGKKKSKRVGRPPGGHTNLEGGVKRRGRRRKRRKQLFVHKKRRSSASVDNTPAGSPQGSGEEEDLDEDDSLSEDTGSELQDDLQEDSEQSAGKSQPTTPSSSPPATPRPTRRRRKPRSPSFSDDENRPPSPKTSKTEPPQKLCLDTSPLEWSVTDVVRFIRSTDCAPLARIFLDQEIDGQALLLLNLPTVQECMDLKLGPAIKLCHHIERVKLAFYQQFAT comes from the exons ATGAGTCAGGAGTCGCTGGAGTCTG aTGGAGACTCTGCTCAGGATGCATGTGACTTTAACTGGGATGACTACCTGGAGGAGACTGGAACCGTGTCCGTGCCCCATCACGCCTTCAAACAT GTGGACCAGGGTCTGCAGACAGGACTGGCTCCGGGCATGAAGCTGGAGGTGTGCGTGCGCTCGGAGGCCGACAGCCCCTTCTGGGTGGCCAACATCATCACCACATGtggccagctgctgctgctgcgctaTGAGGGATACCAGGATGACCGGCGCGCCGATTTCTGGTGTGACATCATGACGGCGGACCTCCACCCACTGGGCTGGAGCCGGCAGCATGGCAAGATCATGAGGGCCCCCGAGG GTGTGCGTGAGAAGCAGCAGGACTGGGAGGCTCTGCTGGAAAAGGCCCTGGCTGAGGAGTGCAGCGTGCCTGCCAACCTACTGGAATTG CCCCAGCGTGGCAGAGACCCAGTGGAGCTCCTGTGTGCGGGCTGCTATGTGGAGCTCCAGGACATTGCTGACACGGGTCTGGCCTGGGCCGCCGAGGTGGAGGAGAATGTTGGGGGGCGACTGAAGCTGCGCCTGGTCGGCACCGAGGGCCTGCCAGACACTCCCGCAACCGTCTGGCTCTTTTACCTCCACCCACGCCTCCACCCACCCGGCTGGGCCAAAGAGCACGGCTGCACCCTCAGGCCTCCCTCAG ATCTGTCTGCACTGcggacagaggaggagtgggaggaggtgaGGCAGAGGATCACTGACCTGCCTCAGGATGAAGCTCTGACTGCAGAGTTCACTAAG GATCAGCCTGCCGTCAATGCTCATTGTTTCAAGGAAGGGATGAAACTGGAGGCTGTTGACCCCACTGCTCCTATTTCCATCAGGCCTGCCACTGTCACCAAG gtGTTCAGTGAGCAGCACTTCCTGGTAACAATGGACGACCTTTGTGGCGTCGAAGAGTCAGAGGGTGCGGGCCGGTCCTTCCTGTGTCACAGAGACAGTCCAGGCATCTTCCCTGCTCAGTGGAGCCTCAAAAATGGCCTCCCTCTCAGCCCCCCACCAG GATACCAGGGTCCAGACTTTGACTGGGCAGATTACCTGAAAAAGAGTGAGGCTGAGGCCGCTCCTCAGCACTGCTTCCCAGAT GAGCAGTGTGACCACAGCTTCAAAGAGGTCATGAAACTGGAGGCTGTCAACCCGCTGTCGCCTGAGAACATACATGTGGCAACAGTCACCAGGGTCAAAGGGCAATACATTTGGCTCAGCTTGGAAG GACTGAAGCAGCCCATGCCAGAGATGATTGTTCACGTGGACTCTCTCGACATCTTCCCTGTCAGCTGGTGCGAGACAAACGGCTATCCACTCGTCTATCCCATCAAACCCTCAG ttgagaaagagaggaagattGCTGTGGTGCAGCCAGAGAAACA CAGAACTCCACCAAAGTCCTTGTCGCCCGACACTATCAAGCAGCAGATGGGCAACCAGTCAGAGACGGGTGG ACCGGGGAATGGGAAATACTGCTGTCCCAAGATCTACTTCAACCACCGCTGTTTCTCTGGGCCCTACCTCAACAAGGGACGCATTGCCGAGCTGCCTCAGTTTATCGGCCCTGGGAACTGTGTCCTCGTCCTCAAAGAG GTATTGTCTCTGCTGATAAACTCGGCATACAAGCCCAGCCGCGTGCTGCGAGAGCTGCAGCTGGACCAGGAGAGCCGCTGGCAAGGACACGGAGAGACACTCAAAGCCAA GTACAAGGGAAAGAGTTACCGAGCCACTGTGGAAATAGTCCGCACTGCAGACCGCGTGGCAGACTTCTGCAGGAAAACCTGCATCAAGCTTGAGTGCTGCCCGAACCTGTTTGGACCTCGCATGGTTCTGGAGGGCTGCTCTGAGAACTGCTCTGTCCTCACCAAGACAAAATACA CGTATTACTATGGTAAGAAGAAGAGTAAACGCGTCGGCCGCCCACCCGGGGGCCACACCAACCTAGAGGGTGGGgtaaagagaagagggaggaggaggaagaggaggaagcagcttTTTGTCCATAAGAAGAGACGCTCTTCAGCCTCTGTGGACAACACACCTGCTGGTTCTCCACAG GgcagtggagaggaagaagatttAGATGAAGACGATTCTCTGAGTGAAGACACTGGCTCAGAGTTACAGGACGATCTCCAGGAGGATTCTGAACAGTCAGCCGGGAAGTCTCAGCCCACcacgccctcctcctccccacctgcGACACCCAGGCCCACGCGGCGACGCCGGAAACCTCGCTCACCCTCTTTCTCTGATGATGAAAACCGTCCTCCCTCGCCAAAG ACCTCAAAGACTGAGCCTCCTCAGAAGCTGTGTTTGGACACCAGCCCCCTGGAGTGGAGCGTCACTGATGTGGTTCGCTTTATCAGGAGCACTGACTGTGCACCTCTGGCAAGGATTTTCTTGGATCAG gaGATTGACGGACAAGCGCTGCTCCTGCTGAACCTCCCGACAGTGCAAGAGTGCATGGACCTGAAGCTGGGACCGGCCATCAAGCTGTGCCACCACATTGAGAGGGTCAAGCTGGCTTTTTATCAGCAGTTTGCTACATAG
- the sfmbt1 gene encoding scm-like with four MBT domains protein 1 isoform X4 encodes MSQESLESDGDSAQDACDFNWDDYLEETGTVSVPHHAFKHVDQGLQTGLAPGMKLEVCVRSEADSPFWVANIITTCGQLLLLRYEGYQDDRRADFWCDIMTADLHPLGWSRQHGKIMRAPEGVREKQQDWEALLEKALAEECSVPANLLELPQRGRDPVELLCAGCYVELQDIADTGLAWAAEVEENVGGRLKLRLVGTEGLPDTPATVWLFYLHPRLHPPGWAKEHGCTLRPPSDLSALRTEEEWEEVRQRITDLPQDEALTAEFTKDQPAVNAHCFKEGMKLEAVDPTAPISIRPATVTKVFSEQHFLVTMDDLCGVEESEGAGRSFLCHRDSPGIFPAQWSLKNGLPLSPPPGYQGPDFDWADYLKKSEAEAAPQHCFPDEQCDHSFKEVMKLEAVNPLSPENIHVATVTRVKGQYIWLSLEGLKQPMPEMIVHVDSLDIFPVSWCETNGYPLVYPIKPSVEKERKIAVVQPEKQTPPKSLSPDTIKQQMGNQSETGPGNGKYCCPKIYFNHRCFSGPYLNKGRIAELPQFIGPGNCVLVLKEVLSLLINSAYKPSRVLRELQLDQESRWQGHGETLKAKYKGKSYRATVEIVRTADRVADFCRKTCIKLECCPNLFGPRMVLEGCSENCSVLTKTKYTYYYGKKKSKRVGRPPGGHTNLEGGVKRRGRRRKRRKQLFVHKKRRSSASVDNTPAGSPQGSGEEEDLDEDDSLSEDTGSELQDDLQEDSEQSAGKSQPTTPSSSPPATPRPTRRRRKPRSPSFSDDENRPPSPKTSKTEPPQKLCLDTSPLEWSVTDVVRFIRSTDCAPLARIFLDQEIDGQALLLLNLPTVQECMDLKLGPAIKLCHHIERVKLAFYQQFAT; translated from the exons ATGAGTCAGGAGTCGCTGGAGTCTG aTGGAGACTCTGCTCAGGATGCATGTGACTTTAACTGGGATGACTACCTGGAGGAGACTGGAACCGTGTCCGTGCCCCATCACGCCTTCAAACAT GTGGACCAGGGTCTGCAGACAGGACTGGCTCCGGGCATGAAGCTGGAGGTGTGCGTGCGCTCGGAGGCCGACAGCCCCTTCTGGGTGGCCAACATCATCACCACATGtggccagctgctgctgctgcgctaTGAGGGATACCAGGATGACCGGCGCGCCGATTTCTGGTGTGACATCATGACGGCGGACCTCCACCCACTGGGCTGGAGCCGGCAGCATGGCAAGATCATGAGGGCCCCCGAGG GTGTGCGTGAGAAGCAGCAGGACTGGGAGGCTCTGCTGGAAAAGGCCCTGGCTGAGGAGTGCAGCGTGCCTGCCAACCTACTGGAATTG CCCCAGCGTGGCAGAGACCCAGTGGAGCTCCTGTGTGCGGGCTGCTATGTGGAGCTCCAGGACATTGCTGACACGGGTCTGGCCTGGGCCGCCGAGGTGGAGGAGAATGTTGGGGGGCGACTGAAGCTGCGCCTGGTCGGCACCGAGGGCCTGCCAGACACTCCCGCAACCGTCTGGCTCTTTTACCTCCACCCACGCCTCCACCCACCCGGCTGGGCCAAAGAGCACGGCTGCACCCTCAGGCCTCCCTCAG ATCTGTCTGCACTGcggacagaggaggagtgggaggaggtgaGGCAGAGGATCACTGACCTGCCTCAGGATGAAGCTCTGACTGCAGAGTTCACTAAG GATCAGCCTGCCGTCAATGCTCATTGTTTCAAGGAAGGGATGAAACTGGAGGCTGTTGACCCCACTGCTCCTATTTCCATCAGGCCTGCCACTGTCACCAAG gtGTTCAGTGAGCAGCACTTCCTGGTAACAATGGACGACCTTTGTGGCGTCGAAGAGTCAGAGGGTGCGGGCCGGTCCTTCCTGTGTCACAGAGACAGTCCAGGCATCTTCCCTGCTCAGTGGAGCCTCAAAAATGGCCTCCCTCTCAGCCCCCCACCAG GATACCAGGGTCCAGACTTTGACTGGGCAGATTACCTGAAAAAGAGTGAGGCTGAGGCCGCTCCTCAGCACTGCTTCCCAGAT GAGCAGTGTGACCACAGCTTCAAAGAGGTCATGAAACTGGAGGCTGTCAACCCGCTGTCGCCTGAGAACATACATGTGGCAACAGTCACCAGGGTCAAAGGGCAATACATTTGGCTCAGCTTGGAAG GACTGAAGCAGCCCATGCCAGAGATGATTGTTCACGTGGACTCTCTCGACATCTTCCCTGTCAGCTGGTGCGAGACAAACGGCTATCCACTCGTCTATCCCATCAAACCCTCAG ttgagaaagagaggaagattGCTGTGGTGCAGCCAGAGAAACA AACTCCACCAAAGTCCTTGTCGCCCGACACTATCAAGCAGCAGATGGGCAACCAGTCAGAGACGG GACCGGGGAATGGGAAATACTGCTGTCCCAAGATCTACTTCAACCACCGCTGTTTCTCTGGGCCCTACCTCAACAAGGGACGCATTGCCGAGCTGCCTCAGTTTATCGGCCCTGGGAACTGTGTCCTCGTCCTCAAAGAG GTATTGTCTCTGCTGATAAACTCGGCATACAAGCCCAGCCGCGTGCTGCGAGAGCTGCAGCTGGACCAGGAGAGCCGCTGGCAAGGACACGGAGAGACACTCAAAGCCAA GTACAAGGGAAAGAGTTACCGAGCCACTGTGGAAATAGTCCGCACTGCAGACCGCGTGGCAGACTTCTGCAGGAAAACCTGCATCAAGCTTGAGTGCTGCCCGAACCTGTTTGGACCTCGCATGGTTCTGGAGGGCTGCTCTGAGAACTGCTCTGTCCTCACCAAGACAAAATACA CGTATTACTATGGTAAGAAGAAGAGTAAACGCGTCGGCCGCCCACCCGGGGGCCACACCAACCTAGAGGGTGGGgtaaagagaagagggaggaggaggaagaggaggaagcagcttTTTGTCCATAAGAAGAGACGCTCTTCAGCCTCTGTGGACAACACACCTGCTGGTTCTCCACAG GgcagtggagaggaagaagatttAGATGAAGACGATTCTCTGAGTGAAGACACTGGCTCAGAGTTACAGGACGATCTCCAGGAGGATTCTGAACAGTCAGCCGGGAAGTCTCAGCCCACcacgccctcctcctccccacctgcGACACCCAGGCCCACGCGGCGACGCCGGAAACCTCGCTCACCCTCTTTCTCTGATGATGAAAACCGTCCTCCCTCGCCAAAG ACCTCAAAGACTGAGCCTCCTCAGAAGCTGTGTTTGGACACCAGCCCCCTGGAGTGGAGCGTCACTGATGTGGTTCGCTTTATCAGGAGCACTGACTGTGCACCTCTGGCAAGGATTTTCTTGGATCAG gaGATTGACGGACAAGCGCTGCTCCTGCTGAACCTCCCGACAGTGCAAGAGTGCATGGACCTGAAGCTGGGACCGGCCATCAAGCTGTGCCACCACATTGAGAGGGTCAAGCTGGCTTTTTATCAGCAGTTTGCTACATAG
- the sfmbt1 gene encoding scm-like with four MBT domains protein 1 isoform X2 produces the protein MSQESLESDGDSAQDACDFNWDDYLEETGTVSVPHHAFKHVDQGLQTGLAPGMKLEVCVRSEADSPFWVANIITTCGQLLLLRYEGYQDDRRADFWCDIMTADLHPLGWSRQHGKIMRAPEGVREKQQDWEALLEKALAEECSVPANLLELPQRGRDPVELLCAGCYVELQDIADTGLAWAAEVEENVGGRLKLRLVGTEGLPDTPATVWLFYLHPRLHPPGWAKEHGCTLRPPSDLSALRTEEEWEEVRQRITDLPQDEALTAEFTKDQPAVNAHCFKEGMKLEAVDPTAPISIRPATVTKVFSEQHFLVTMDDLCGVEESEGAGRSFLCHRDSPGIFPAQWSLKNGLPLSPPPGYQGPDFDWADYLKKSEAEAAPQHCFPDEQCDHSFKEVMKLEAVNPLSPENIHVATVTRVKGQYIWLSLEGLKQPMPEMIVHVDSLDIFPVSWCETNGYPLVYPIKPSVEKERKIAVVQPEKHRTPPKSLSPDTIKQQMGNQSETGPGNGKYCCPKIYFNHRCFSGPYLNKGRIAELPQFIGPGNCVLVLKEVLSLLINSAYKPSRVLRELQLDQESRWQGHGETLKAKYKGKSYRATVEIVRTADRVADFCRKTCIKLECCPNLFGPRMVLEGCSENCSVLTKTKYTYYYGKKKSKRVGRPPGGHTNLEGGVKRRGRRRKRRKQLFVHKKRRSSASVDNTPAGSPQGSGEEEDLDEDDSLSEDTGSELQDDLQEDSEQSAGKSQPTTPSSSPPATPRPTRRRRKPRSPSFSDDENRPPSPKTSKTEPPQKLCLDTSPLEWSVTDVVRFIRSTDCAPLARIFLDQEIDGQALLLLNLPTVQECMDLKLGPAIKLCHHIERVKLAFYQQFAT, from the exons ATGAGTCAGGAGTCGCTGGAGTCTG aTGGAGACTCTGCTCAGGATGCATGTGACTTTAACTGGGATGACTACCTGGAGGAGACTGGAACCGTGTCCGTGCCCCATCACGCCTTCAAACAT GTGGACCAGGGTCTGCAGACAGGACTGGCTCCGGGCATGAAGCTGGAGGTGTGCGTGCGCTCGGAGGCCGACAGCCCCTTCTGGGTGGCCAACATCATCACCACATGtggccagctgctgctgctgcgctaTGAGGGATACCAGGATGACCGGCGCGCCGATTTCTGGTGTGACATCATGACGGCGGACCTCCACCCACTGGGCTGGAGCCGGCAGCATGGCAAGATCATGAGGGCCCCCGAGG GTGTGCGTGAGAAGCAGCAGGACTGGGAGGCTCTGCTGGAAAAGGCCCTGGCTGAGGAGTGCAGCGTGCCTGCCAACCTACTGGAATTG CCCCAGCGTGGCAGAGACCCAGTGGAGCTCCTGTGTGCGGGCTGCTATGTGGAGCTCCAGGACATTGCTGACACGGGTCTGGCCTGGGCCGCCGAGGTGGAGGAGAATGTTGGGGGGCGACTGAAGCTGCGCCTGGTCGGCACCGAGGGCCTGCCAGACACTCCCGCAACCGTCTGGCTCTTTTACCTCCACCCACGCCTCCACCCACCCGGCTGGGCCAAAGAGCACGGCTGCACCCTCAGGCCTCCCTCAG ATCTGTCTGCACTGcggacagaggaggagtgggaggaggtgaGGCAGAGGATCACTGACCTGCCTCAGGATGAAGCTCTGACTGCAGAGTTCACTAAG GATCAGCCTGCCGTCAATGCTCATTGTTTCAAGGAAGGGATGAAACTGGAGGCTGTTGACCCCACTGCTCCTATTTCCATCAGGCCTGCCACTGTCACCAAG gtGTTCAGTGAGCAGCACTTCCTGGTAACAATGGACGACCTTTGTGGCGTCGAAGAGTCAGAGGGTGCGGGCCGGTCCTTCCTGTGTCACAGAGACAGTCCAGGCATCTTCCCTGCTCAGTGGAGCCTCAAAAATGGCCTCCCTCTCAGCCCCCCACCAG GATACCAGGGTCCAGACTTTGACTGGGCAGATTACCTGAAAAAGAGTGAGGCTGAGGCCGCTCCTCAGCACTGCTTCCCAGAT GAGCAGTGTGACCACAGCTTCAAAGAGGTCATGAAACTGGAGGCTGTCAACCCGCTGTCGCCTGAGAACATACATGTGGCAACAGTCACCAGGGTCAAAGGGCAATACATTTGGCTCAGCTTGGAAG GACTGAAGCAGCCCATGCCAGAGATGATTGTTCACGTGGACTCTCTCGACATCTTCCCTGTCAGCTGGTGCGAGACAAACGGCTATCCACTCGTCTATCCCATCAAACCCTCAG ttgagaaagagaggaagattGCTGTGGTGCAGCCAGAGAAACA CAGAACTCCACCAAAGTCCTTGTCGCCCGACACTATCAAGCAGCAGATGGGCAACCAGTCAGAGACGG GACCGGGGAATGGGAAATACTGCTGTCCCAAGATCTACTTCAACCACCGCTGTTTCTCTGGGCCCTACCTCAACAAGGGACGCATTGCCGAGCTGCCTCAGTTTATCGGCCCTGGGAACTGTGTCCTCGTCCTCAAAGAG GTATTGTCTCTGCTGATAAACTCGGCATACAAGCCCAGCCGCGTGCTGCGAGAGCTGCAGCTGGACCAGGAGAGCCGCTGGCAAGGACACGGAGAGACACTCAAAGCCAA GTACAAGGGAAAGAGTTACCGAGCCACTGTGGAAATAGTCCGCACTGCAGACCGCGTGGCAGACTTCTGCAGGAAAACCTGCATCAAGCTTGAGTGCTGCCCGAACCTGTTTGGACCTCGCATGGTTCTGGAGGGCTGCTCTGAGAACTGCTCTGTCCTCACCAAGACAAAATACA CGTATTACTATGGTAAGAAGAAGAGTAAACGCGTCGGCCGCCCACCCGGGGGCCACACCAACCTAGAGGGTGGGgtaaagagaagagggaggaggaggaagaggaggaagcagcttTTTGTCCATAAGAAGAGACGCTCTTCAGCCTCTGTGGACAACACACCTGCTGGTTCTCCACAG GgcagtggagaggaagaagatttAGATGAAGACGATTCTCTGAGTGAAGACACTGGCTCAGAGTTACAGGACGATCTCCAGGAGGATTCTGAACAGTCAGCCGGGAAGTCTCAGCCCACcacgccctcctcctccccacctgcGACACCCAGGCCCACGCGGCGACGCCGGAAACCTCGCTCACCCTCTTTCTCTGATGATGAAAACCGTCCTCCCTCGCCAAAG ACCTCAAAGACTGAGCCTCCTCAGAAGCTGTGTTTGGACACCAGCCCCCTGGAGTGGAGCGTCACTGATGTGGTTCGCTTTATCAGGAGCACTGACTGTGCACCTCTGGCAAGGATTTTCTTGGATCAG gaGATTGACGGACAAGCGCTGCTCCTGCTGAACCTCCCGACAGTGCAAGAGTGCATGGACCTGAAGCTGGGACCGGCCATCAAGCTGTGCCACCACATTGAGAGGGTCAAGCTGGCTTTTTATCAGCAGTTTGCTACATAG